The Salmo salar chromosome ssa19, Ssal_v3.1, whole genome shotgun sequence DNA window TGAAGACATTTGTTTAGTCTCTGAGTCATTCAATTATAAGAACCCAGCATTCAAAATGCAACACAAGCAATTGACAAAGTGAGACATCCATCCTATTCTCATCCTATTCTCATCCATAGGGATCaagcgtgtgtgtgggggggtggaggtCGACATGGGAGCGTAAGGTGTTTTTAAAGAGGAACCAAAGAGCAATCTCCATTCTTGTCACCTGTGTTCTGACCACCCCAGAGGACAGGGGACACGGGCGGACCTGGACATCTGACCCACACATTTAAAATGGAGGCTTGAACAAGGCCCCTCTATCACCAAGGGTCCAGAGTGATGAACTACACCTACACCTCCATGAGACAGCAACAATACATCCCTtcaattcctccctccctctgcccatACCTTCCAAtaactccttctccttctctctctctctctctctctctctctctctctctctctctctctctctctctctctctctctctctctctctcgccctgcaCGAGCGTCTAGCCTTCACCTAGGTTTACCCATTCGACTCATCCCCCCTTCAACTCTCCACCCCTtcacctctccacctcttctccgatccatccatccctccacccagcCCACCCGCCTCCTCAACCCCTCCTTAAAGACATCGCGGAGATACAATCATTTCCAAACTCCTTGTGAGTGATCCCCCAGCCCGAACGTATGCGTGTTAGGGTGTTAGGGTATTCAGGCCCATGGGTGGCAGATGACTGATAGCGCTGTGTCTGCGAGGGGAAACTGAATGATGGCTGTTGGACCACATGGTAACAGAACAGAGGGTGTGTGTATTTAGACAGAGCTGAGGAGAGGAAGGATAGAGCAGCAGCCAAACCtaccctgtcctgcagctcagatcCTACCAAATCAGCACAAGCAAGATTATTAGACTTATTTAACATTATCATACCTTGTATCATACCTTTCTAAGGCTGATAAGTCATTATTTTCTAGAATCACTTTATGCAACGTACATTAATTCTGACCTAATTAACACATTATAAATGCATTAATAGAACACCATAATATTTGCGCGGTAGGTAGtctaatggttagagcgttgggccagtaaccaaaaggctgTTGGTTGGAATACCTGatctgacaaggtgaaaaatctgctgatgtgcccttgagcaaggcacttaaccctcattTGCTCCCGGgatgccgtactactatggctgaccctgtaaaacacatttcactgcacccatctggtgtatgtgacaataaaacatatttgttGTTAGTCGGTATAAGTGATCCAGAAAATCTGAGTAAGTTGGGGAAAAATATGACTATGAGTACTCTGAGTAGTCTTTTGCCAACTCACACCTGGCCCTGGCCATAGTAGCAAACCATTTCCTTCCAGTTGAAGTGATTCAGAAGAACCTCCTGTGTGGAATCAGGTCCGCCCACACAAACAAACCACAACAGACTGTTTACAGGACAATAATCATACTCACATATTGGTAATTAGGTGTCAAAGGCATCCTCAAGTCTAGCAACCCTCTGGAAGGTATTGATCCCTAAGCTGTGGTAAACAACAGAGTTAATTGTGAGTTAAATGGAAGACACAACCACCAGTAGTCATAATAGCTTTAATCCGCCTTAAATTCGGCTGGACAGTTATCAACCAGACGGAAGGGGGCGGGAGAGGGGGGTTCTGACAGCGCTATCGCCGATGACGACTGACAGGCGGGTGTTTTGGAGCGCTGGTTGCGGTGTTGGGGAGGAGTGACGCATTGTCTCCTGGGTAATGCTGGCCTACGGTAATGAGTCCTCAACGTGGCTGTCTCCCAGGCTCCCGGTTTGTCTGGAGGAGGAAAGTTTACTACAACTTATAGCTGTGATCACAGAAGCTGATAAGCCCAGGGGCCGTATGTATCAAACATCTCAAAGTACTGTagaagtgctgatttaggatcagtttttccTTTGAGATCAAAATGaattagattacatggacagaAAGAACCTGATCCTAGGTCAGCCCTCCTAttctgagatgcttgatacatacGACCCCAGCCCAGCTTTGCAAGGTGGCTGTGGGATTGTTGTTTTTGAAGTTGTGCTGTTGGGTCCACTACAGCCCCCACAGAGTAAGGCCCCCATTTGGGTTTCTCCCAAAGAATAGACATGCATAcgtatgcacacgcacacacacgcgcacacacccctcccctgccACACCCCCTCCAATAGGGTTTTTCAAATCTCCGCCTCGGCCCAGCCCTCCTCGATTTAATAAGGAATTACAATTATTTGTCATTCTAATCTGTCTAGTCAGACAGAAGGAGATATAAAGACGACGGTAAGGCCGTGTTGGACAACAGGGCGTGTGTATGATTCATCACTCTGTCCTCCGGCCCCAGATTAATATTTGAATGTAATTATTACTTCCCTAGCCATTAGCGTACTGGCTAAATGAAATCACGTGAAAGAGGTATTTCATTAAAGTTACCACAGATGGGGAAAGGAGAAATCACTGGCGAGGCGATCCCAGTCCTAGATGACCGATGGGACCCTACAGACAGACATGGAACACTCAGGGTTCTGGAATGCTGTTCTGCATTTTAATGTGGAACTGGTATGATCGTTGCAGTGTAGCCATGGCTATAAAACATTCAGAAGGACATCCCTTTATTATTTAGGCCACAATAAACAAGACATAAATCAATGACTAAATCTAAATGTTTGGATTGAATTGGATTTTATACAAACACTTCTAATGTGGAAATATTGAGTAATTGAAAAGGGGTCAGCGGCTTTATGAATAGGCTGAATGAAATCAAATGTACAAGGTGAACAGGTGTTGAGAGCCACAAAAAATGCATTATAGTTGAAATATTAGAAGACCAATATAACTTATTTTATATAAACTTGATTCATAAACATTTTCTAGGGAATGTATTACTTTATTTTTCTTCTTTAAAAGGAAAACAAATTGTATGTAAAACTGTTAGCCTTTgagacagactgttactgttcctataatacatactgtagatatttttttaaacagagcTGCAGTTCAATCAATTACAAAGCTGGCACCCCCACCACTGTTTAGGTAAAAACCTCCgggatggggttggagaaatgtgtgcgtgtgtgtgggtgtgtgtgacaaACGCACCCAGTGGAAGAAAGCCAAGTGGAGTTAGCCAGCTGGAGGTGACAGCTTAAAGACTGTCAGGTATGTTCCTGTCCCACTGTGttaaagaacacacacaccatgctacatGGCTCTATACTCACATATCATTTGCACTGCTGCTATAAGGGCGTCAAAAGAATGGAGACATTTTGTAAATGAGAGGTTTGGAGAGAATGATATCATACAATAGATCCATACCAACTCAGATGGATCTCAAGgggcattaacacacacacacacagacacatacatacatatatacacacacacacacacacacacagtgagggaaaaaagtatttgatcccatgctgattttgtacgtttgcccactgacaaagaaatgatcagtctataattttaatggtaggtttatttgaacagtgagagacagaataacaacaaaaaaatccagaaaaacgcatgtcaaaaatgttataaattgatttgcattttaatgagggaaataagtatttgacccctctgaaaaacatgacttagttcttggtggcaaaacccttgttggcaatcacagaggtcagacgtttattgtagttggccaccaggtttgcacacatctcaggagggattttgtcccactcctctttgcagatcttctccaagtcattaaggtttcgaggctgacgtttggcaactcgaaccttcagctccctccacagattttctatgggattaaggtctggagactggctaggccactccaggaccttaatgggcttcttcttgagccactcctttgttgccttggccgtgtgttttgggtcattgtcatgctggaatacccatccacgacccattttcaatgccctggctgagggaaggaggttctcacccaagatttgacggtacatggccccgtccatcgcccctttgatgcggtgaagttgtcctgtctccttagcataaaaacacccccaaagcataatgttaacacctccatgtttgacggtggggatggtgttcttggggtcataggcagcattcctcctcctccaaacatggcgacttgagttgatgccaaagagctccattttggtctcatctgaccacaacactttcacccagatgtcctctgaatcattcagatgttcattggcaaacttcagacgggcatgtatatgtgctttcttaagcagggggaccttgtgggcgctgcaggatttcagtccttcacggcgtagtgtgttaccaattgttttcttggtgactatggtaccagctgccttgagatcattgacaagatcctcccatgtagttctgggctgattcctcaccattctcatgatcattgcaactccacgaggtgagatcttgcatggagccccaggccgagggtgattgccagttcttttgtgtttcttccatttgcgaataatcgcaacaactgttgtcaccttctcaccaagctgcttggcgatggtcttgtagcccattccagccttgtgtaggtctacaatcttgtccctgacatccttggagagctctttggtcttggccatggcggagagtttggaatctgattgattgattgcttctttggacaggtgtcttttatacaggtaacaagctgagattaggagcactccctttaagagtgtgctcctaatctcagctcgttacctgtataaaagacacctgggagccagaaatctttctgattgagagtgggtcaaatacttatttccctcattaaaatgcaaatcaatgtataacatttttgacatgctgtCAAgattcccaccgaaggtggcgccccctcctgctcgggtggcgctcgatggtcgtcgtcaccggcctactagctgccactgattccctttttgttttccccctttctgttattgtttgcacctgttcttagtgggggtgattagcggggctatatgaGCTAGctggcccgcctgctctttgtgcgggattgtttatctgTTGTATGCTTGTGTACACGCTGGTTGTGTTTTTGCGCTAGTGCGTTGGTTTTGCGCCGACTGtgttttcccctgtgtttggggcactttgttttgtgtgcgctctcatcgctgtttggggtggcttgtgtttttCGCCATTTGGCCCATTAAAAGTCACTACCCTgtattcgctgcttcctgcgtttgattccTCACCCACGACGCCCGAGCATTACCCATGCAttgttctggattttttgttgttattctgtctctcactgttcaaataaacctaccattaaaattatagactgatcatttctttttcagtgggcaaacgtacaaaatcagcatgggatcccctcactgtacatatatacacacacacacatatatacacacacacacacacacacatatacatatatatatatatatatatatatatatatatatatatatatatatacacacacacagaagccgtCACAGTATGAATGTGGTGATCTGAGACAGGGTGATCCTTAGTGCTAGTGACTGGGTCACATGGTCATATGTAACGGAACCCTCCCACTCTAGAACCATACTAGCTCCATTCTCCACTCCTCCACTGAGCTAATGTTCTGTCACAGCTAATGAGAGTGGTGGAACCAGAGTGATGGAtccgctctggcatctcctcaCAGAGAACTAGCCTACACTCAGTGTGGTGGAGATAGAGATCTCTGCTGCTTAGACTCCTatagggatgtgttgtgtgtaaatGTGTATAATACAGAGAGACACATTCGCTAATTACTATTAGCTTGTGTCATGTTAGGTCCTTTCTTACTTTGAGCCAACAGTTTGTCAAAGAAACCTAGTTCTCTTCATATACTGTAAAACATTATGCATCAACTATATTTAATTGTGAATTACACCAAAACAAATCCTAACAGTTTAACCATTAAGGCAAGGTGGTCTGCGGGCTACAGTCCACAACAATAACACTGCCTTGTATAAAGCGAGCAGACACTTTTTACAAGGTTGGTTCCCTTCCGGCTAGAGGGGACAGCCTGTTTTGTCCTTGAGATCCTGTACTCAGCATAGCTCTCATACTCTCAATGGTGATTTATAGATGGTATTGTTGTGCTTCTCAATATTGTTCAATACACAGCCTGTGATTACCTTGTCCCCCTGCCACCCCGGACCTTGTCAAGGCTtccttccaaatggcaccctattccctatgtagtgcaatacttttgatcagggcccatagggctctcgtCAAAATGTGTGCACTATATGTCATTTCGGACATAGTCCCTGTCTCAGATGTCTGCCTGGTGCTATAAGGCCCCTGATGGCCCTGGGGCCCCTTGACAAAATCATTGGTTTGGGCAGAATTTTGATAGCTTGGAATCCAAACTGATATGCTCTGTTTTAATGAAATTGAGCATATCAGTTTAGATTCCAGGCTATGATTTTTTGGGTCTTTCAGTTTTAATAAGAGGGAATTCAACACTGTTTGTGTTATGTGGGCAGGAAAGGGGATGCACTGTCATGGGCCTGTCCTGTCTAACCATATAAAGCACCCGTTGAAAGGGAGGTAAGGGCACATACAACCACATACGCATGAAGCCATGCACACAGCATAGGATCATATGCACTCCAAAATACTGATGCCACAGGGAAGAAGTCGTAATACATCCTTTTTCCAAAAAACATAGTGAACGAGAGTTTGGCCATGCTTTCAAAATATCTGTAACTTGACACGCCTAAAACAAAAACTATTTTCATGTGTTACAACATACATGTTAAATAAACAGCTGTTAAATTGGACTGGATGGAATGAAGTGGAACAGCATTCATCCACATTTGGATGGAGGACAGGACGGAGCCAATGCTAACTGTCAGATGGACATAAAACTGTCAATTAAAAATGATCTTTCAGAGCCTATCCATTTTGAAGTCAGTTCCACGACCACTATCCCAATTTAAGCCCTGATATTACCGTAGTGTAAGTGTTAGTTGAAGAGCTATTTCAATTCAATCATTATATTGGATAACATATTCACAGAAAATAATAGTCTACTTACTATCAGAATTAAACAATTCGTTGATCTCTTTGAGCACCCATCATTCGGTTATGTTACACTTCTTCAGAAAGCAGGGAAATCTATGCCTTTAAGCTGTGAAGCGTGGTGGCTCGTATGTGCTGGAAAAATGAAGTATCAAAGCAATAGCCTTTATGCAATGCCTGCTCTCTTCCTAGCCCACTTTCTCTATCCATAGTGAAATGCATACACCTTTTCTTTGAAATATTGGAATTGCTGTGGTTTAATGATAATAAAAGTCAATTTGTGCAGATAACCgtaacaagacaaaggagcttgCAGACACTGCCACCTATTGGCAAGAGAGGAAAGCTATCTGGCTAAACTAAAGCATAGATTGTCtaactcccaaatggcaccctatacctaTAAAGTGCACCCTGTGGGCCTatgtcaaaactagtgcactatatagggaatacgctGACATTTGGGATACAGCCATAGACATTGATGTCCGTGGCAAAGTGTCTTCTAGCAGTGATCTGAAAAGCCTTCGCTGTGATGGATGGCAAAGCCCAGCTGACCATATTGCTGTGCTAATAAAAACCTGCCCTGCAATTCACATAGCTCACTGTGGTTTTTTTACCCCGGCACCATTGCTTTTAAGAGGAAAACTGGTTTAGGTGTCAAAAAGAACGATGCCCCTCCTCAGACCACGACTCACCTCAGAGGTATAGAATGAAAGGAGAGCTATATTTACAACTAAGTTTTCGCCCAGCTTGAGACAGCAGGAAAGACCTTACAGATGAAACTTTTACCCCACTACTCCTTACTTGAACGTTTTGACTTCATTGCTTCATTACAAGATGGGCAGTTACCGTACAATAACAATGATTTTaatcaaaatgtaaaaaataacaaGGATAAAAAGATACAGCATAATAATTAAAGATCAAATAAAAAAGAAGACCTTGAAAAAAACAAAAGCAGTGTGTGTATAAAATACGGTGCTGCTAACACTATCAAATGATGAGGAACGATCTGATGGTGAGCAAGCTGTCACCGTGCAATATTAACCATGGGCCATCATGGTGTCAGTATACAGTGCAGTCAGCAGAAGATCGCTGGGTACACAGGAAGTCACTTGTTATCTCTTTGCATCCAGGGGCGTCTGTAAGGCCACTTCCTGTTTTAATTACAAGGAGAACAATTAGTGACAACATTTTATAATTCATGTGCAGATGATCCTATATATGTATTGGAGTTAACCATCTCACCTTCCATGAGATTATAGAGGTTGCAGTAGTTTGTGCCGTGATCTCTAATGGCATACCAGCTCTCTGAGACAGACATGGCCTGCAGAGAAAGAATGGCTCTGGTTAGAAGTGTTTAAGACCTGAAACATGTTACTGTAGTGTTAGCTGCAGATAACCCACGAAAAAAGATGTGATCCCTAAATAGGCCTACACATTATATTATTGTCCTTATATGTCATATGGATGTATAGAAGTGACGACAGGATCAGAGAATATCCCTCCTACCGAGACGTGACAGTGGGTGAAGAACTCAAAGGAGACCAGACGGAACGTCAGGTCATCGACAGACTTCTTAAATGGTGTGGTGTGTTTGGCTGCTATGAAGTGGATAGAGGCTGCCTGGAGCTggggagcagagagaaagagataaacaGAAAGAGATAAacagaaagagataaagagaaagagagagagagagagagagagagagagagagagagagagagagagagacacacatagggTTGTAAAACTACCAGTATTTTAtcaaagttactggaattttctctcattttggtaattaacaggtaatctatggcaatctatggtAACTTTGGCAATTTATACTTAAATAACTGAAAATATATATTCATATAAAATATGAATTCAAGAGAAAACAGCTAAATTCATTTTAAAAAGCATCTAAACAACAATTACATAATTTCCAATTAACTCTGCAACTTTTCCAACAATTTACTTTTTTGACAACTGCCACTAGTTTGGcaccaaaacatttacaacaatCACATATAGACAGAGTAAATAAAGTTGAGTAAAAATATAAAGGATAATTCATGGTGAAACCCTCACATTAAACACCAACGGTATTCCCTAAGTTGATTGAATATATTTAGGTCACAtgcggttggtggcaccttaattggggagaacgggctcgtggtaatgacgggagcggaatcagtggaatggtatcaaatacagctAACACACGGTTTCAagttgtttgatgccattccatttgctccgttctggccattattatgagccgttctcccctcagcagccttcactgatttaggataatgttttaaaGCTTTGTTACAATGTTTTATATTAAAATCATCTCAATTTAtgattttatatattttacatgttttGAAAATTCCATAAAAGGCTTGAACGTTTCAACTTTGAAAGTTACCAGTAATATACTCTTCGTTTGCAACACACACAAGTAATTATACgatataaaaacacacaaacacacatacaccataCCTTGTAGAGGCACCTCTGTCCCCCCATCGCACAGCTGGACATGGTCCTCCACTGCTTGATCTGAGTGACCAGACCTTCATAGACCTGTCTACAGGGGATCCCAAAGTACCTGTAGTAGGACCCAGAACATAGAAACACATCGATGACAGGGCTTAATACTTAGTCTCGTCGGGCCATCAGCTTGTCTAGTTGAGAAGCCTGGGCCCCGAGGCTACTCATTACTAGTATCCACCACAGTCATTTCAGGTAAAATGGTACTGGCACCATCTTGtggatacagagggtagtgttcAACTGGGCCTAACAGAACTGCTAATTAAATTAACAAGTGGTTGTAATAAATCAGCACTATGTAAAgttattgatttttatttggagcCATTTTGCACAGAGAGCTATAATAAATGATTAGTCATCATGAGGGGAATGTCCATGAGATCAtatgtttgtatttattttatttaactaggcaagtcagttaagaacaaattcttatttacaatgacagcccacCCCGGACAAACCCTAacaacgctgagccaattgtgcgccgccctatgggactcccaatcacagccggttgtgatacagcctggaatcgaaccagggtctgtaataaCACCtctagcagtgccttagaccgctgcgccactcgggtatGGGTCAGACCATAAAACAGCAAGAGTGAACAACAGCAACAATTTGTTTTTAAAACAACCAGCACAGTAAAAACAGCACGCACCATCTGGTCAAAACATAGACATATAGTCATAGCATAGTAATGGTCAAACAGTAGCTTACCATTCTACTTTGCATTGTGCATGGAGCGGTCCCGCGGATATGATCTTGAGATTTGAGGTCCCAAAAACTA harbors:
- the LOC123728991 gene encoding uncharacterized protein → MCYLDTASKNITFHKMHLTGWILSVALVFGTSNLKIISAGPLHAQCKVEWYFGIPCRQVYEGLVTQIKQWRTMSSCAMGGQRCLYKLQAASIHFIAAKHTTPFKKSVDDLTFRLVSFEFFTHCHVSAMSVSESWYAIRDHGTNYCNLYNLMEGSGLTDAPGCKEITSDFLCTQRSSADCTVY